A genomic stretch from Falco biarmicus isolate bFalBia1 chromosome 17, bFalBia1.pri, whole genome shotgun sequence includes:
- the LOC130160105 gene encoding feather keratin Cos1-2-like has protein sequence MSCCNPCQSCQPCGPTPLASSCNEPCVRQCQSSNIVIQPSAVVVTLPGPILSSFPQNTAVGSSTSAAVGSILSCEGVPINSGGFDLSCITSRYCGSRCRPC, from the coding sequence ATGTCCTGCTGCAACCCGTGCCagtcctgccagccctgtggcCCGACCCcgctggccagcagctgcaacgagccctgtgTCAGGCAGTGCCAGAGCTCCAACATCGTCATCCAGCCCTCCGCCGTGGTGGtgaccctgcccggccccatcctcagctccttcccgcagAACACCGCCGTGGGCTCCTCCACCTCCGCTGCCgttggcagcatcctcagctgtGAGGGAGTGCCCATCAACTCCGGGGGCTTTGACCTCTCCTGCATCACCAGCCGCTACTGCGGCAGCAGGTGTCGCCCCTGCTAA